DNA sequence from the Salvelinus sp. IW2-2015 unplaced genomic scaffold, ASM291031v2 Un_scaffold2335, whole genome shotgun sequence genome:
CAGAGATGACTGTGACATCAGTGGAATGGATCTGGCACACGAGATTCAGAGATGACTGTGACATCAGTGGAATGGATCGGGAACACGAGATTCAGAGATGACTGTGACATCAGTGGAATGGATCGGGAACACGAGATTCAGAATTTAACTGATCTGCCATCAGACAAGATGACTGCCTTTGAGCTGCTTTCCTTTCTCCGTGAGGAAAACCTGGAGGAACTCTATCCTAACCTTTTGGACAGCTCTAAGAATTGCAGTCACCCTACCAGTAACAGTAGCATCAGCAGAGAGGAGCTTTTCAAAATGAAAGCTCATCGAAAGCTATCTGAGGTCttccatgtcacaggaaggttTGAGTGGTCTGGCGATGGTGAGCATAAATCACCACGTGGGGAAACATGTCCTACGATGACATCATTGTGATGATTTTGCCTCAAGAAAGTACAGAAGAGGAATATGTTGATGGTAAGATTTTAATTCAAACATTCAAATGTTTACACACTTAGTAACATTTAAGATTGTATGGCAGAagtgcatttgtgtaaatgactGCTTAACTATCTGACATAGTTTCTCAATTTCTTCCAGACAGTCCAGACAGACTGGTGTCTATGCTGATGCTGAAAATGCCCAGGCTGTAGAGGGAACCAAAGTTAATCACACAGCTGTATcggttttattttactattttgagACATATAGCTGCAGCCATAGCCCATAGGCTTATGTTTACATTGTATAGACAAAGCTAATTGTATAATATTGTGAGGACTGGACTAATTACCAGGCAGCAGAGCCAAAGCTCagtgttatattttattattttctacattttatattttctacaattTCTTATTTATGTTAATATTCACTTATCTTAAGATTCTATAGAAAATATTCTATTcaataaatattgtttgtttaaaccTTATTCTGTTCTGTATAGGTGTACTTATTCTTAGACCGACAGATGGAGCAAACTGTTTTAAAGGAGGGAGGATTGTAGTGGGAGCACTGGGGTATCAGGTGTGACTGTGTGGCAATGGCAAATGGTTTACATGGCTCACGGGTCAGGTAGGAGGGCCCCTTAGCAGAATTTTGCTTAGGGCCCCAGGGAGGTCAGGACCGGCTCtggtaggaactccttcaagattgttggaaaagcattccaggtgaagctggttgagagaatgccaagcgtgtgcaaaccGGTCATCAAcacaaaggctggctactttgaagaatctaaaatataaactatattttgatttgtttgacactttttttggttactacatgattccatatgtgttgtttcatagttgtgatgtcttcactattattctacaatgtagaaaatataaaaaataaagaaaaacccttgaatgagtaggtgtgtccaaacttttgactggtgctgtacttCTGCAAATGCGAGGATGGtgtattataaaggtgcattttttgggggtgaaaATGAGCTTTACCGAACTTGAAACCCACGCGCAGCATATGTTAAAATGTGATATGCCAAATCTTTACTAAGTCTAGTCTCTTTTAAGACCACAGAGATCAtatatgaaatgaatagacagacaCCCAAACATATAGAATCCCTATCTAAAATTATAACTGTCGGCTAATCACTGTACCTGGATCCGGGGGTCAACCACTTCGTCCTCGGGAGATTCACACTCTTTCACTGGCTTGATTCCATTTTCTAACTTCTCCATTTTGTGGGGGTTCTCAGAACCAGGGTCCTCCgtaaaacacaaaacaagacCCCCACCGAGATGAGACTTTAGCCGCTAGTTGAGTTTAGGCGGTCCGTCGCCTCTTTCTTCACAGGGAGAAGATTCGAGTGAATTCCGTTATAATAGAATACATAGCAGGCTCGCAAACACACGAATTTACTGCAGACGTCCGGGATAGACAGAAAACAGCAGAGCCAGGAAAGCGTGTCTGTTTGTAGCTCACCACTGGAATGAATCCCACAGACACAACAGGCGGTTTTTCTGAAAGCGACCTTCCCGGACAGAGACAgcgtgagtgagagtgagtgagtgagtgagtgagtgagtttaaTGAGAGGAGAGAGCGCGAAATAGCTGTGGAATGAGAGGTCGGATATAAAGAGAGTTGGGTTTAGTGCGTCATCTGCTGACAACTAAGATGAATGCAGATGTAGTGCGAGTGGCCCAGAGAGCACGGATTTGTTGTGTTATCATATAGGAGTAATGAACAACAGACCTCAAGCTAAATATCTAATGTATACACAAGTTGAGGATAAACCAACTATGTAATAACGTTTATATAAGCAGCTTGTTAGCATTTTGTTACAGAAGAACAACAGAATAGCTGATAGTTGTCGGTCAAGGAAGTGACATTATTTTCTGTATTTACTGATGAAGCACCATCTGCAGCCTGCTGAAAAACACACTGCCGTGTGATGGATGTCGGTGGTGGACGGACACGGTGTGGGTAACGGGTCACTTTATGTGCGTGTGTCCTATGTAACACCTCATTGGAGTGTTGTCACATTGATTGATGAGGTGTCATACTTGGCTCAtgccaaacatacacacacactaacacataggCAATACACATTTCATGAGGGGTCACAGCGTTCTCTCAAAGTTCTCTGAACAGTATGGatgactgtcacgatcgtcgtaagaacattcggaccaaagcgcagcgtgaaatcggTTCGACATTTTTATTATAAGTGAAccgcacaacaaaacaataaagaataaaccgATAATAAATAAACACTGACAAAGGCTGTAACGTGTCTATCTACCCACCCctgaatgaaataaataataaaaataaacctACAATCTCCAATTTTGATATTCTATAAAATGTTGGTCGATACACCTGTTCCCAAACGCATTGGGCACAGTAACTCCATGGTTTAATTTAAGTCAAGACTAAGTTAATTCTACttaaattaatcaaaaacatttttaaatggcttCCTGGCAAATTGCTTAACTTCAGATGAATTTGTTCTAGACTAGGGAGTCTCAGACTAAGGTAATGTGAGGACTAACCAGTTCATCTTTGTGAAGCCAAATTAGATGAACTATGTGTATTTCATACTGACCTGAGGATGCTTTAAAAAAACAGGGATGGGACACTAATACAAAAGCATTGATTGGAATTGGAGCAAGTAACCTGAACCAAACAATAGACGTAGGTAAAAGAAAACATTAAAAGAATTTGAGTGACTATGGAAAAAAAAAACTCTTGAAGCGATTTGtgtcaaacaaaccaaaacaagaaAAATAATGCCTTTGTTGCCTGGCAACAGTACACTCAGCACAGGACACAAACTCATTTGAGGTTGTTTATTATGTCGaagcttaaataaaaaatatataatgtaggAGAAAAATCCCTGCAAGGTGAAGTCCCCATAAAGTAACATTCAGTCTAAACCACCATcaagataaataaatatgttAGTAAAGTGTATAAAAACAATATGAGTACAATAAGTACAAAGTGAAATGCATAAACGGTCATTTTTGTAGTGGCTCTGCTTTAAACACACTGTCCACGTGATACCTAcccaggcctgggcaactccagtcctcgggggcctgattggtacAACACTTTGTCTCCATCCctagctaacacacctgatttaaactaattgcattcaaaactgaagatcatgattagttgattattggagtcaggtgtgttagctggggcttgGGGCAAAAGTgcgacaccaatcaggcccccgaggacggGCCCCGGGCCCCAGGACTACAACCCCTCATGGAACACTAGATCCTTATCTCACCCCACATGGAAGACTAGATCCTTATCTCACCCCACATGGAACACTAGATCCTATTCACCCCACATGGAAGACTAGATCCTTATCTCACCCCCACACGGAACACTAGATCCTTATTTCACCCCCACACGGAACACTAGATCCTTATCTCACCCCACATGGAACACTAGATCCTTATCTCACCCCACATGGAACACTAGATCCTTATCTCACCCCACATGAAAGACTAGATCCTTATCTCACCCCACATGGAACACTAGATCCTATCTCACCCCACATGGAACACTAGATCCTTATCTCACCCCACATGGAACACTAGATCCTTATCTCACCCCACATGGAACACTAGATCCTTATCTCACCCCACATAGAACACTAGATCCTTATCTCACCCCACATGAACACTAGATCCTTATCTCACCCCACATGGAACACTAGATCCTTATCTCACCCCACATGGAACACTAGATCCTTATCTCACCCCACATGGAACACTAGATCCTTATCTCACCCCACATGGAACACTAGATCCTTATCTCACCCCACATGGAACACTAGATTCCTTATCTCACCCCACATGGAACACTAGATCCTTATCTCACCCCACATGGAACACTAGATCCTTATCTCACCCCACATGGAACACTAGATCCTTATCTCCCATACAGCAGCTTCAAATGATGTTATCATCAACTCCACACCGTGGTTCTGAGAGCACTGGTATTCAGCTAGCAAGAAGTTAACATCCTCATGTCAATCAATCTAAAGTAAAGTTGGACTCATGATGGATGTCAACAGCTCTCCAGTGTAATTGCTTGCTCTTACTCTTACAACACTGCGCATGCACAATCCCATAACCATTTGCACACATTATTTATGGATCTTTTAAAGGGACAGTGCCATCTAGTGGATATAAATGAATACAGCTACGTGCTTTTACCACCTGGCTACACCTGGACTACAGTTTGTAATGAATTCAACTCAAATTAAAAAGTAAACAAAAGGACGCTACAACAACTTCCGGTAAGGTACTGCATTTATTGTTACAAATCCGAGTCACtttgaaatgtttgttttcttgttgtaacacaacacagtggagtctaaatgtatttgtgtgacaGAAAtgcaacacaaacaatatcctaCATAATTACTAATATCATTYCTTTAGTGTCTTGACTTTCTAAGGTCCTGTGGAAAAACGTAAAAATGAACTTAAAGAAGACAAAGGCTCTTGCTTGTAGGCAGCGTTTCAAGGCTGATGCAGACCCCCAGTAAGACTAGAGACAGATGAGCTGGGAGACTGGTGGTGGACAACCAGTAAGACCAGAGACAGATGAGCTGGGAGACTGGTGGAGGACCCCCAGTAAGACCAGAGACAGATGAGCTGGGAGACTGGTGGAGAACCCCCAGTTAGACTAGAGACAGATGAGCTGGGAGACTGGTGCAGACCCCCAGTAAGACCAGAGACAGATGAGCTGGGAGACTGGTGGAGAACCCCCAGTAAGACCAGAGACAGATGAGCTGGGGGACTGGTGGAGGACCCCCAGTTAGATCAGAGACAGATGAGCTGGGAGACTGGTGGAAGACCCCCAGTTAGACCAGAGACAGATGAGCTGGGGGACTGGTGGAAGACCCCCAGTTAGACCAGAGACAGATGAGCTGGGGGACTTGTTGACCGGGATCATTGATAGCCAGCAACCCCTGGAAGGTATCGACGACGAACATTTGGACAGTTCAGATGGGGGACCGTTCAAATCCTCATTTGGTAGGACATATTCATTCAACATGTGCCATCCCCGGACTGCAGGgaatatgtaatgttgtcagtcaTCTCTTGCACTCCCATAAGAAAAAATGATGTAATAAACTTAACTCttgaacatatacagtggggagaacaagtatttgatacactgccgattttcctacttacaaagcatgtagaggtctgtaatttttatcataggtacacttcaactgtgagagacggaatctaaaacaaaaatccacaaaCAACATGGTGCCCAGATCCTCACAATGTCTCAAACAACATGCTCGCCAATGCTTCCAATGACACCCATTTCGACTCTCAACCAACATGGCTGCCCAGATCCTCACAATGACCTCTCACAGGATGCTGCCCGATCCTCACAATGACCCAAACAGCATGGCTGCCGAGATCCTCACAATGACCTCAAAAGATGGCTGCCCTCGATCCTCACAATGGACCTCAAAACAACATTGGCTGCCCAGATTCCTCACAATGAACCTCAAACAGGATGGCTGGCCAATTATCAGGAAAAATTGAATGCAGCTGCTTcatgtttctccctctcctcctccttaaaACTCAAACATGAAGAATTCCACATCTTCATATCATGCTCTTCCTTTAAATACATTTAGTTTGAGCTCATGAAATTCCAATGGCTCAGTTCTCCTTGCATGCTCAGGCCTCTTTTTTGTCTTTGAAACCTCCGACCGGTCAGTGACGCAATCTTCCTCCTGTTCTGCTGGCAGATGTAGCGGTCTGGCCGTATCCTGTTTAAGACAAGTCTCCTCCAAGTCTTAACCTCCAAGTCTTTAACCTCCCAGTCTTAATCCAAGTCTTACTCCAAGTCTAACCTTCAAAGTCGTTTAACCTCCAAGCATGGTGATCATACTGCCTCGAGAAACATACTGCATGAGAGAACATCATCTCTTAAGAGTTGattacatcattttttttattacgGGAGTGCAAGAGATGACTGACAACATTACAATTTCCCTGCAGTCCGGGGATGGCACATGTTGAATGAATAGTGTCCTACCAAATGAGAATTGAATTGGAAGTTCCCCCATCTGAACTGTCACATGTTGTGTTACCTTCCAGGGGTTGCTGGCTATCAATGATCCGGGTCAACAAGTCCCCCAGCATGCATTGTTTCTGGTGCATACGGAGCGGTCTTCCACCttttcccccccctccccccaacaaaaataccacaaaaaaacAACCTACACAATTTATTTAGTAGTAAAGCAGCTTTGAATCTAGCAAGCACTGCAACCAACTAACTTCCTGTCATCCATACTCTTTAACTCACGTCATTTTTCACCAACAAACCGTAACAATGGGATCAAAATGTATCCTATTATGAGTATGATCCTTTTTCAGATTTTTTCTTAGACCAGACTTGGTTTTCTCAGCTGTTGTACAAGTNNNNNNNNNNNNNNNNNNNNNNNNNtggtcccagctctcttcaggtcattgaccaggtcctgccgtgtagttctgggctgataactcaccttcctcatgatcattgatgccccacgaggtgagatcttgcatggagccccagaccgagggtgattgaccgtcatcttgaacttcttccattttctaataattgcgccaacagttgttgccttctcaccaagctgcttgcctattgtcctgtagcccatcccagcctgttgcatgtctacaattgtatccctgatgtcctttacagctctctggtcttggccattgtggagaggttggagtctgtttgattgagtgtgtggacaggtgttttttatacaCGGTAACgagtcaaacaggtgcagttaatacaggtaatgaagtggagaacaggagggcttcttaaagaaaaacaacaggtctgtgagagccggaattcttactggttggtaggtgatcaaatacttatgtcatgcaatataaatgcaaattaattacttaaaaatcatacaatgtgattttcttttgaggtcattgtgaagccctgggcagccatgctgtttgaggtcattgtgaagccctgggcagccatgctgtttgaggtcattgtgaagccctgggcagccatgctgtttgaggtcattgtgaagccatgggcagccatgctgtttgaggtcattgtgaagccctgggcagccatgctgtttgaggtcattgtgaagCCCTGGGCGGCCATgctgtttgaggtcattgtgaagCCCTGGGCGGCCATgctgtttgaggtcattgtgaagCCCTGGGCAGCCATGctgcttgaggtcattgtgaaACCCTGGGCAGCCATGctgcttgaggtcattgtgaaACCCTgggcagccatgctgtttgaggtcattgtgaagCACTGCTCTTGCAATTATGACARTGCAGCATCTTCTTGGTTGAAAGTGCAATGTGTTTCAGAGACACTGGAAATGACTCTTCCATACAACAAACATGTGCTCTGCTACATGCTCCGATATGAACTTGGTTGTACCGTTGTTGCTTAGCTCCTATTGCATGAAGATAAGGAGGTGAACCAGAAGTTGGTCTGTGCATACCCACTGTCACCATGGATACCCACTGTCACCATGGATACCCACTGTCACCAAGTATGATTCCACTATGTTGTCCTCCTTCAAGCTGAGCATACAAAGAGGAATGTTGGAAAATCCTTGAGTCATGAGTTGCGCCTttccaacatgcaacaatgttggagATCTGCAAAATTGGGAGTGCACACACTTTGTACATTTATTGAGAACCATTTTTTATTCCTGTACTCCTCAGCATCTGCTATAGATGGACACTTGATGGGAATATGACATTCATCTATAAAGCCGATGACTCCTGGGAAGTTCCCATATTCATAGAACTCTACCTTGTAGTTGGCCTGGGCAGCAGCATCAGGAAATGGTATGTAATTCTGCATACATTCTgttcacatacactacacaaaTCTCTTGTTTCACGATGGAAGGTTCCAGATGCCAAAAACCTCAAGGTGATCAGTACTTCTAAGGAAGAAGGGATGGGCCTTCCCCTACGAGAACCAGATGAAAGCCTTGGCTCATGGTGATCAGTTCTTGTAGGGAAGgagtctaggactaggcttaatctatgTCTGTGAAATCTCCCCATAGAGTTCAGTTTTCAGGGTGCCATATCTATGATATCATTTGACGGTGGACCAGTGGTTCATTTCACCAGAAGGGCGATATAGATTGGGTGCTGCTGCCACCTAGCGGTCAGAAACGGTACTGGCTATGTCAGGTCCAAActgtacagcagggatcatcaactactaGATTCAGCCTGGCTGATTTTTTGTTGAGCTGATGGTGgcgggccggaacataattacaaataatttgtagactacaAATTGACGAAAGAATCGCAAACAGatattgactaaaacataataatttcaaaccttgtttaCGTTCGTATACAATCACGTGTATACGAACGTTTGGGACCAGATAtcttaaattaaaaataatttggagctgatttcctggtgtttttacaatattttatatccaacaatgaaaataaaaatatatttaaaaaactgtttttttttgctcagaaaacttgggggccaAATGAAACCAAATtcggccgccagttggggaacaccgctgtacaaaatgtatttatagtaGCCTACACATATTCTGTGCGCGTTATGGATGGTTTGTGAACTGAAAAGCATCCCTCATTCATTCAAATGGCAAGAGGTTGTGGAAATAAACTTCAGTAGCCTAAAAAACATTGGCAAAAGGAGTTAGTTAGCCTTTTATCATTACAATACGTAGCAATAAGTAGCCTAGCATGGGCTACAGCTTTTAGCCTATTTGTTGTGATTACACTTACTTTTCGGTATTATAACATTTATAGACCGTGCCTATAATATACAATTGGGCATATATAGAATAAAATTAATGTATTATTGGGAATACATCTGAAACGACACACTAGGCTATTCCCATGCTCTGTTGAGAAGAAAAGCAAAGAATTTATCGATGACAGCCGGGTGCTGCTTCTCAGCCTGTCGTCATCGCGTTGAATCGTTAACGGACGTATTAACGTTCCAGGCTCTGTGCGTAACGTGTGTAGGCTATGCAGACCCAGAACTCATCGCTTAACGGACTAAAGAAAGGATGAGGGTTTGAGAAAACACCTTATCGTTACCGAATACCGTGACGGAAGTGTAATGCAACAGTGAAGATATCTTGTCGCTCGCGACATGCGGATGGCGCGTTAGGTGAAACTGTAAACTAATGTATGTCCGGTCAGCTGTTTTTATTTACCGAGAGACAGCAGCATCACCGGGACGTGTGCACGAGACCACAGACTAGCCTATACCGGCGATCCGGACACCCACAAACGGGCAGGACTAagggagaggacacagagagagaaaataaaagagtgtgagagagagagatggagtttaAGCAGCTGGTGGAGGTGGCGGAGAAATGGTGTTCGTCGGTTCCGTTCGATCTGATCTTCgcggaggaggatgatgagagaAGACTGGACTTCTACGCAGAACCGGGAATCTCTTTCTATGTCCTTTGTCCCGATAACATRACGGGAGGGATCGACCATTTCGTAAGTGTGTGTTCGCGCGCGCACGCGTGTGTTGGTTTCGTTGATTTGGGGTTTGCCTCTCTGGTCCCCCGgcgcagtgtgtgtctgtgtgtgagcaaCGGGAATGATGTCACTGCACCTGACTGTAGCACGCCTGGCGCGCATGTTGTTTTGGCCGCATTATATAGGCCGCATGTCCTGCGCATGGACACAAGCCTGCAATAGCagtgctgttgttgttttgttagagaaGCGTCCGGTRCTCTCTAGTCCATCAACCCGCCGGGGTCAGAGGGCGGGGACCACAGTTCTCCTGGCCCAGTGCCAGGTGTAAAAATAGGCAGCAGCCGTGGTACCAGAAGGACTCAGAGCCATGCATCCCTCCTTAAGCAACTGGCAGTAATAATTCATGTTGTATACATTTTCTATGCAAATATGTAATGTAGTAGAGCGTCATTCAGCTCCTCCCCTCTCTGGTCTGTCTACGAATGTTTACTGCACTAGGCCCCATCTACCCCACtttctcgccctccctctctctcgccctctatctcagtctctctctatctcactatcactctctttctcagtctctctctatctcactgtcactctctttctctctcagacctCCCCCTCTTGTTATAGCCCTGTATCTGGACAGACTTCCTGTTACAACCCCTGTATCTGGACAGACTTTCCTGTAACAACCCTGTATCTGGACAGACTTCCTTTTTACAACCCCGGTATCTGGACAGACTTCCTGTAACAACCCTGTATCTGGACAGACTTCCTTTTACAACCCCGGTATCTGGACAGACTTCCTGTTACAACCCCTGTATCTGGACAGACTTCTGTTACAACCCCGGTTATCTGGACAGACTTCCTGTACAACCCCTGTATCTGGACAGACTTCCTTTACAAACCCCTGTATCTGGACAGACTTCCTGTAACAACCCCTGTATCTGGACAGACTTCCTATTAAACCCCTGTACTTGGACAGACTTCCTGTTACAACCCCTGTATCTGGACAGACTTCCTGTTACAACCCCTGTATCTGGACAGACTTCCTGTAACAACCCTG
Encoded proteins:
- the LOC112073677 gene encoding maturin-like, giving the protein MEFKQLVEVAEKWCSSVPFDLIFAEEDDERRLDFYAEPGISFYVLCPDNXTGGIDHFHVWSESEDCLPFLQVAQDYITSCGKKTLLEVLDKVLTSFRPAST